The following coding sequences lie in one Hyphomicrobiales bacterium genomic window:
- the rpmE gene encoding 50S ribosomal protein L31, with amino-acid sequence MKKDIHPDYHQIKVVLTDGAEYMTRSTYGVEGDTLTLDIDPKTHPAWTGGGQHLVDRGGRLSRFKKKYEGLLGS; translated from the coding sequence ATGAAGAAAGACATTCATCCCGACTACCACCAGATCAAGGTCGTCCTGACCGACGGGGCGGAGTATATGACCCGCTCCACCTACGGTGTGGAGGGCGACACGCTGACGCTCGACATCGACCCGAAGACCCATCCGGCCTGGACCGGCGGCGGCCAACACCTTGTCGATCGCGGCGGACGGCTGAGTCGGTTCAAGAAGAAATACGAAGGCCTGCTCGGAAGCTAG